From Lolium perenne isolate Kyuss_39 chromosome 5, Kyuss_2.0, whole genome shotgun sequence, a single genomic window includes:
- the LOC127302436 gene encoding uncharacterized protein — MASLVPGVLVKLLQHMNTDVKVAGEHRSSLLQVVSIVPALSGSDLFTNQGFYLKVSDSSHATYVTLPEEQHDLILSDKIQLGQFIHVDRLEAATPVPILWGVRPVPGRHACVGNPEDLVLTSSSGSKKAQPANGSKATNGVKDAGALSLEKEKSKLEKINASHKTVGTENKKPLLTKSKSSLSKQALNAVADKKEAVKPKTRPGTVRSTPSSPTSVYSLPGTFDRFSSDLRQRHGVKGAEKAASSRLSLLERAASVLKVTTAGRRSSVGNSISSSLLGIGSGPKALRRSWEGAVDTKGKINSDSKTTRADRKPENRGPTTPRRKPPVNEKASHKDDSKNHNPARKSTASAPAPSVDADKAPKKHPPTLKRPSGVLGNPNATNLVKIPPNSKKLTDASSSWTSLPPPLAKLGKELLKYRESAQVAAVEAMQEASAAESLLRCLSSYAEVSSTAEEHNPQPTVEQFLALHGALSRATVITDTLTKSAASPECSAASDAGTVVSATDEETAAVAAERQRRAKSWVNAALATDLSAFGLYNLKPAPATVPSPLAVVVVDESVKPAAAAPNAVKSLSPAAKSRMSPAKGKPRTSPVTMTAAVVAPPPEWERGVGAEERGQLARRLGEESRGWFLGFVERFLDADVSAAAPWDRERAARMLPQLKRVNDWLGEIGTRTEAPPPPPLDGDEEDALATTPTATNGGCGVPEETIERLRKKIYEFLLTNVDSAAAVLGGAASAPAPANGKKL, encoded by the exons ATGGCGTCGCTGGTGCCCGGTGTCCTCGTCAAGCTCCTTCAGCATATGAACACGGATGTTAAAGTCGCGGGCGAGCATCGGTCGTCGCTGCTTCAGGTTGTCAGCATCGTGCCAGCGCTCTCCGGGAGCGATCTTTTCACCAACCAAGGGTTCTACCTCAAGGTGTCCGATTCTTCCCACGCCACCTACGTCACCCTTCCCGAGGAGCAGCATGATCTCATCTTGAGCGACAAGATTCAGCTAGGCCAGTTCATCCATGTAGACCGCCTCGAGGCGGCCACGCCGGTGCCCATCCTTTGGGGAGTTCGGCCGGTTCCTGGCCGCCATGCCTGCGTCGGCAACCCTGAGGACCTCGTGTTAACTAGCTCTTCTGGCAGCAAGAAGGCGCAACCAGCCAATGGATCGAAAGCAACCAATGGAGTGAAAGATGCTGGCGCCTTGTCTCTAGAAAAGGAGAAGAGCaagttagagaaaataaatgctTCCCACAAAACCGTTGGGACGGAAAATAAGAAACCGCTGCTGACTAAGTCAAAATCTTCGCTGTCAAAACAGGCTCTGAATGCGGTTGCTGATAAGAAGGAAGCAGTGAAACCGAAGACAAGACCTGGTACTGTTAGATCAACACCTTCATCTCCAACCAGTGTCTATTCTCTACCTGGAACATTTGACAGATTTTCTAGTGACCTAAGACAGAGACACGGGGTAAAAGGAGCAGAGAAAGCAGCATCTTCTAGGCTCTCTTTGTTAGAAAGGGCAGCTTCAGTTTTGAAGGTTACCACTGCAGGGAGGAggtcctctgtaggtaactcgatCAGTAGCTCTTTGTTGGGTATTGGCTCGGGACCAAAGGCCTTGAGAAGAAGCTGGGAAGGAGCTGTAGATACAAAAGGGAAAATCAACTCAGATTCGAAGACAACCAGAGCTGATAGGAAACCTGAGAACAGGGGTCCAACG ACTCCTAGAAGAAAGCCACCAGTGAACGAGAAGGCGTCACATAAAGATGACAGTAAGAACCATAACCCTGCTAGAAAGAGCACAGCGAGCGCTCCTGCTCCTTCAGTTGATGCTGACAAAGCACCGAAGAAGCATCCTCCTACTCTAAAGAGGCCATCTGGAGTTTTAGGCAACCCAAATGCTACAAATTTGGTTAAGATTCCCCCGAACAGCAAAAAACTGACGGATGCTAGCAGTTCATGGACATCACTTCCTCCGCCACTTGCCAAATTAGGAAAG GAGCTTCTGAAGTACAGAGAATCGGCGCAGGTAGCTGCTGTTGAAGCCATGCAGGAAGCTTCTGCTGCAGAAAGCTTGCTGAGATGTTTGAG CTCCTACGCGGAGGTGAGCTCGACGGCGGAGGAGCACAACCCGCAGCCAACTGTCGAGCAGTTCCTCGCCCTCCATGGCGCGCTTTCCCGCGCCACTGTTATCACCGACACCCTCACAAAGTCGGCAGCCTCGCCGGAATGCTCAGCGGCCAGCGACGCCGGGACGGTAGTCTCCGCCACGGATGAAGAGACTGCTGCTGTCGCGGCGGAGCGGCAGCGCCGAGCCAAGTCCTGGGTGAACGCCGCGCTTGCCACGGACCTCTCTGCCTTTGGGCTCTACAACCTCAAGCCAGCCCCGGCCACGGTACCCTCGCCGCTGGCAGTGGTCGTCGTCGATGAGTCGGTGAAGCCGGCTGCAGCGGCACCCAATGCCGTGAAGTCGTTATCTCCAGCGGCGAAGTCGCGGATGTCCCCTGCAAAGGGGAAGCCAAGGACGAGCCCGGTGACTATGACAGCGGCagtggtggcgccgccgccgGAGTGGGAGAGGGGAGTAGGCGCGGAAGAGAGGGGCCAGCTGGCTCGGCGGCTCGGGGAGGAGTCCAGGGGGTGGTTCCTCGGGTTCGTGGAGCGGTTCCTGGACGCCGACGTGTCGGCAGCGGCGCCATGGGACCGCGAGCGCGCGGCCAGGATGCTCCCGCAGCTGAAGCGCGTCAACGACTGGCTTGGCGAGATCGGGACGCGCACCGaggcgcctccgccgccgccgctggacGGGGACGAGGAGGATGCGCTGGCCACCACTCCCACTGCCACGAACGGCGGCTGCGGCGTGCCTGAGGAAACGATCGAGCGGCTGAGGAAGAAGATCTACGAGTTCCTACTCACCAACGTCGACTCAGCCGCCGCGGTGCTCGGCGGCGCGGCGtccgcgccggcgccggcgaacgGGAAGAAGTTGTGA